In a single window of the Streptomyces sp. HUAS ZL42 genome:
- a CDS encoding anti-sigma factor, with amino-acid sequence MSILDRFRREDLHSLAAPYALDALEPAERIRFEKHLKACDSCAAEVRALSEDAVRLAWSTAAPAPAAMRDRVLAAVRATPQESAPVREHTPQLPPHVWGTQPPPARTRAPHARRPLFVPFATATAAAALVVASLFAVQANRAQDQLDAERAQSREIAHVLAAPDARASFGKDTRGRTIGVIASASEGEAVVTLSGYGDLPSGRVHQLWLMLPDVQPRSLGLFDGDTPLVATGLDKTATSLAVTVEPDGGSPQPTTQPVVQLALKSVGFGE; translated from the coding sequence ATGAGCATCCTCGACCGCTTCCGCCGCGAGGACCTCCACTCCCTCGCCGCCCCCTACGCCCTCGACGCCCTGGAACCCGCCGAGCGGATCCGCTTCGAGAAACACCTCAAGGCCTGCGACAGTTGCGCCGCCGAGGTGCGCGCCCTGTCGGAGGACGCCGTCCGGCTGGCCTGGTCGACGGCCGCCCCGGCGCCGGCCGCGATGCGCGACCGGGTGCTGGCCGCCGTACGGGCCACTCCGCAGGAGTCCGCACCGGTGCGCGAGCACACGCCCCAGTTGCCGCCGCACGTGTGGGGCACGCAGCCGCCGCCGGCGCGCACCCGTGCGCCCCACGCGCGCCGCCCCCTGTTCGTGCCGTTCGCCACCGCCACGGCCGCCGCGGCCCTCGTCGTCGCCTCGCTCTTCGCCGTCCAGGCCAACCGCGCCCAGGACCAACTGGACGCGGAGCGTGCGCAGTCACGTGAGATCGCCCACGTTCTCGCAGCTCCGGACGCCCGGGCGAGCTTCGGGAAGGACACCCGGGGCCGCACTATCGGAGTGATCGCCTCCGCATCGGAGGGGGAGGCGGTCGTCACGTTGAGCGGATACGGCGACCTGCCCAGCGGACGGGTGCATCAGCTCTGGCTCATGCTCCCCGATGTGCAACCACGCTCCCTGGGGCTCTTCGACGGCGACACGCCCTTGGTCGCGACCGGTCTCGACAAGACCGCGACGTCACTCGCCGTGACCGTCGAACCCGACGGCGGCTCACCGCAGCCCACTACCCAGCCAGTTGTTCAACTCGCCCTGAAATCGGTTGGATTCGGAGAGTAA
- a CDS encoding CaiB/BaiF CoA transferase family protein, giving the protein MDRLPLPLEGITVVAVEQAVAAPFATRQLADLGARVVKVERIDGGDFARGYDTVAQGLASHFVWCNRGKESIALDLKDSRGLDVVRRLIADADVFVQNLAQGAAARLGLDAATLCAAHPRLVAVDISGYGATGPYADKRAYDMLVQCEAGLVSVTGTPGQPVKAGIPAADIAAAMYAFSGVLAALVRRGTTGRGGPVEVSMLDALAEWMGHPLHHAMHGGTPPARTGLAHAVIAPYDAYATADGGRVLLSVQNDREWRRLAEQVIGRPELGADPAYATNAARVANRERTDAHVAKALGALDTEEALARLEGAGLACARLRDLYEVAEHPQLAARERWREVGTPVGPLRALLPPITLPGGVEARMGDVPALGEHTETLLRAVGMTDDEIAALRRDGVAA; this is encoded by the coding sequence ATGGACCGTCTCCCCCTGCCCCTGGAGGGCATCACCGTCGTCGCCGTCGAGCAGGCCGTCGCGGCCCCCTTCGCCACCCGGCAGCTCGCCGATCTGGGCGCCCGGGTCGTCAAGGTGGAGCGCATCGACGGCGGCGACTTCGCGCGCGGCTACGACACCGTCGCCCAGGGTCTGGCCTCGCACTTCGTGTGGTGCAACCGGGGCAAGGAGTCCATCGCCCTCGACCTGAAGGACTCGCGCGGCCTGGACGTCGTACGGCGGCTGATCGCGGACGCGGACGTGTTCGTGCAGAACCTCGCACAGGGCGCGGCGGCCCGGCTCGGCCTGGACGCTGCCACGCTGTGCGCGGCGCACCCGCGGCTGGTCGCCGTGGACATCTCGGGGTACGGGGCGACCGGCCCGTACGCGGACAAGCGCGCGTACGACATGCTCGTGCAGTGCGAGGCCGGGCTCGTGTCGGTCACCGGGACGCCCGGGCAGCCGGTCAAGGCGGGCATTCCGGCGGCGGACATCGCGGCCGCCATGTACGCCTTCTCCGGGGTGCTCGCGGCGCTCGTACGCCGGGGCACGACCGGGCGGGGCGGGCCCGTGGAGGTGTCGATGCTGGACGCGCTCGCCGAGTGGATGGGGCACCCGCTGCACCACGCGATGCACGGCGGGACTCCCCCGGCCCGCACGGGTCTCGCACACGCCGTGATCGCGCCGTACGACGCCTACGCCACGGCGGACGGCGGGCGGGTGCTGCTGTCGGTGCAGAACGACCGGGAGTGGCGGCGGCTGGCCGAACAGGTCATCGGGCGGCCGGAGTTGGGGGCGGACCCGGCGTATGCGACAAATGCGGCACGAGTCGCGAACCGGGAGCGCACGGACGCACACGTGGCGAAGGCACTGGGCGCGCTGGACACCGAGGAAGCGCTGGCCCGGCTGGAGGGCGCGGGACTCGCGTGCGCGCGCCTGAGGGATCTGTACGAGGTGGCGGAGCATCCGCAACTGGCGGCCCGCGAGCGGTGGCGGGAGGTGGGGACGCCGGTCGGGCCGCTGCGGGCGCTCCTGCCTCCGATCACCCTGCCGGGAGGTGTGGAGGCGCGGATGGGGGACGTGCCCGCGCTCGGGGAGCACACCGAGACACTGCTGCGCGCCGTGGGGATGACGGACGACGAGATCGCAGCGCTGCGCCGGGACGGTGTGGCCGCCTGA
- a CDS encoding type ISP restriction/modification enzyme, whose product MPSVTHDDAPPLADLMPWSVAPPRLGRGWPTAPDAATLKARWDALVKADGPDREALFEPTRSRTLHTAVGQLPGQSSGTQKLVRASGPCPEPVRVLHAPFDEQWLIPDHRLIDAARPELWRVTDEHQVFIVETPGSPLLATSLLPLLRPGRVHPLYRRPGGEEPNLAPGLLKHLAGRLGHAPDPVDVLSWILFSARPDLTVPLTGDPELWARGVESGRRTLWLMRRDGERPKLPGGRRPYVRAPLPARPLTLHYERDEETLHLDEGRISPVPPEAWDFESGGVRVLEQWFAARTADPEPGTLKAIRPATWPQTWTSELLELITVLALLAEPEPRREELTVTAPITATELRKAGVLPVPESARRPASVLDHHEEGPEGQFALI is encoded by the coding sequence ATGCCCAGCGTGACGCACGACGACGCTCCGCCGCTGGCGGACCTCATGCCGTGGTCCGTCGCACCGCCGCGGCTCGGCCGGGGTTGGCCGACGGCCCCCGACGCGGCGACCCTCAAGGCCCGCTGGGACGCCCTGGTGAAGGCGGACGGACCCGACCGCGAGGCCCTGTTCGAGCCGACGCGCTCCCGCACCCTGCACACGGCGGTCGGTCAGCTCCCGGGCCAGTCCAGTGGCACACAGAAGCTGGTGCGCGCCTCCGGCCCCTGCCCGGAGCCCGTGCGCGTCCTGCACGCCCCCTTCGACGAGCAGTGGCTGATCCCCGACCACCGCCTGATCGACGCGGCACGCCCCGAGTTGTGGCGGGTGACCGACGAGCACCAGGTCTTCATCGTGGAGACACCCGGCTCCCCCCTGCTGGCGACCTCGCTGCTCCCGCTGCTGCGCCCCGGCCGTGTCCACCCCCTCTACCGCCGCCCCGGCGGGGAGGAACCCAACCTGGCCCCGGGCCTGCTCAAGCACCTGGCCGGCCGTCTCGGCCACGCACCCGACCCGGTGGACGTGCTGTCCTGGATCCTGTTCTCGGCCCGCCCCGACCTCACCGTCCCGCTCACCGGGGACCCGGAGCTCTGGGCCCGCGGGGTCGAGTCCGGACGCCGCACCCTGTGGCTGATGCGCCGCGACGGCGAACGCCCGAAGCTCCCCGGCGGCCGCCGGCCGTACGTCCGCGCACCGCTCCCCGCCCGCCCGCTGACTCTCCACTACGAACGCGACGAGGAGACCCTGCACCTGGACGAGGGCCGCATCTCCCCGGTACCGCCGGAGGCGTGGGACTTCGAGTCGGGCGGGGTCAGGGTCCTGGAGCAGTGGTTCGCGGCGCGGACGGCGGACCCGGAGCCGGGCACCCTGAAGGCGATCCGCCCGGCGACCTGGCCGCAGACGTGGACGTCGGAGCTGCTGGAGCTGATCACGGTACTGGCACTGCTGGCGGAACCGGAGCCGCGGCGGGAGGAGTTGACGGTGACGGCCCCGATCACGGCGACGGAGCTGCGCAAGGCGGGAGTGCTCCCGGTACCGGAGTCGGCCCGCAGGCCTGCCTCGGTCCTGGACCACCACGAGGAGGGGCCGGAGGGACAGTTCGCATTGATCTAG
- a CDS encoding GntR family transcriptional regulator, which produces MTSFAPDSIVLNRKLPLWYQVSQSLRASILGRSPLDPLRLPTEEQLAGHYGVSVLTMRQALKELEDEGLITRHRRRGTFIEPGVQRGAPVRLLGSVDAIVAQQSGMTTRLLDHGRAPVPSELAEYFPDVAEVATYHRLRSDEKTGEPTNHARNFVRPALAARIDLGDLARWPMTKVLRDVVGADISRITDTVEARLADPETAQLLQVPLLSPILHYTGVTYDTEGRVLDVAVIHYRGDRFSFTVTLDAT; this is translated from the coding sequence GTGACCTCCTTCGCCCCGGACTCGATCGTCCTGAACCGCAAGCTGCCGCTCTGGTACCAGGTGTCGCAGTCGCTGCGCGCCTCGATACTCGGCCGCTCGCCCCTGGACCCGCTGCGCCTGCCCACCGAGGAACAGCTTGCGGGGCACTACGGGGTGAGCGTGCTGACCATGCGGCAGGCACTGAAGGAGCTCGAGGACGAGGGGCTGATCACCCGCCACCGCAGGCGCGGCACGTTCATCGAGCCCGGCGTCCAACGGGGCGCCCCGGTACGGCTGCTCGGCTCGGTGGACGCGATCGTCGCCCAGCAGTCCGGCATGACGACGCGGCTGCTGGACCACGGCAGGGCCCCCGTACCGTCCGAACTCGCCGAGTACTTCCCGGACGTCGCCGAGGTGGCGACGTACCACCGTCTGCGCAGCGACGAGAAGACCGGCGAACCGACCAACCACGCCCGCAACTTCGTCCGCCCCGCACTGGCCGCCCGCATCGACCTCGGCGACCTGGCCCGCTGGCCGATGACCAAGGTGCTGCGGGACGTCGTGGGGGCGGACATCAGCCGCATCACGGACACCGTCGAGGCACGGCTCGCGGACCCGGAGACGGCCCAGCTGCTCCAGGTGCCGCTGCTGAGCCCGATCCTGCACTACACGGGCGTGACGTACGACACGGAAGGGCGGGTGCTGGACGTGGCGGTCATCCACTACCGGGGCGACCGCTTCTCCTTCACGGTGACGCTGGACGCCACCTGA
- the hmgA gene encoding homogentisate 1,2-dioxygenase gives MSSGDDARKTAEGLSYLSGFGNEHSCEAVPGALPEGRNSPQRAPLGLYAEQLSGTAFTEPRAHNRRSWLYRIRPSAAHPAFTRTAGGAIRTAPFTGSAPDPNRLRWNPLPEPDEGTDFVAGLWTLGGNGDVTQRTGMAVHLYHANSSMDRVFSDADGELLIVPERGGLLLRTEFGLLHAEPGHVALVPRGVRFRVELLDGDARGYVCENYGAPFRLPDLGPIGANGLANARDFMAPVAAYEDVEGPVEVLNKFCGNLWSATYDHSPLDVVAWHGNYVPYVYDLRRFNVMGTISYDHPDPSIFTVLTSPSDTPGLAGVDFVVFAPRWLVGEDTFRPPYFHRNVMSEYMGLIEGAYDAKAEGFVPGGGSLHNMMSAHGPDRETFDRASAAELKPQKIDDGLAFMFETRWPILLTPEAARAEHLQQRYDDVWQGLERHFRSP, from the coding sequence ATGAGCAGCGGGGACGACGCACGGAAGACCGCCGAGGGGCTGTCCTACCTCTCCGGTTTCGGCAACGAGCACAGCTGTGAGGCCGTGCCCGGCGCCCTGCCCGAGGGCCGGAACTCGCCGCAGCGCGCCCCCCTCGGCCTGTACGCGGAGCAGCTCAGCGGTACGGCGTTCACCGAGCCGAGGGCCCACAACCGCCGCTCGTGGCTGTACCGCATCCGCCCCTCGGCCGCGCACCCGGCCTTCACCCGCACGGCGGGCGGCGCGATCCGTACGGCCCCCTTCACGGGGTCGGCGCCGGATCCGAACCGGCTGCGCTGGAATCCGCTGCCGGAGCCCGACGAGGGCACGGACTTCGTCGCGGGCCTGTGGACCCTCGGCGGCAACGGCGACGTGACCCAGCGCACCGGGATGGCCGTGCACCTGTACCACGCCAACTCCTCGATGGACCGGGTCTTCAGCGACGCGGACGGCGAGCTGCTGATCGTGCCGGAGCGCGGAGGTCTGCTGCTGCGCACGGAGTTCGGGCTGCTGCATGCGGAGCCCGGGCATGTGGCGCTCGTCCCGCGCGGGGTGCGCTTCCGCGTGGAGCTCCTCGACGGCGACGCTCGCGGCTACGTCTGCGAGAACTACGGTGCCCCCTTCCGCCTCCCCGATCTCGGCCCGATCGGCGCCAACGGCCTCGCGAACGCACGGGACTTCATGGCCCCGGTGGCCGCCTACGAGGACGTCGAGGGCCCGGTGGAGGTCCTGAACAAGTTCTGCGGCAACCTCTGGTCGGCGACATACGACCACTCTCCCCTCGACGTCGTGGCCTGGCACGGCAACTACGTCCCGTACGTGTACGACCTGCGCCGCTTCAACGTCATGGGGACGATCTCGTACGACCACCCGGACCCGTCGATCTTCACGGTGCTGACGTCGCCGTCCGACACGCCCGGCCTGGCCGGCGTCGACTTCGTGGTCTTCGCGCCGCGCTGGCTGGTGGGCGAGGACACCTTCCGGCCGCCGTACTTCCACCGGAACGTGATGAGCGAGTACATGGGCCTGATCGAGGGCGCGTACGACGCCAAGGCCGAGGGCTTCGTGCCGGGCGGCGGCTCGCTGCACAACATGATGTCGGCGCACGGTCCGGACCGGGAGACGTTCGACCGGGCGAGCGCCGCCGAGCTGAAGCCCCAGAAGATCGACGACGGCCTCGCCTTCATGTTCGAGACACGCTGGCCGATCCTCCTCACCCCGGAAGCGGCCCGCGCGGAGCACCTGCAGCAGCGCTACGACGACGTGTGGCAGGGCCTCGAGCGGCATTTCCGCTCGCCGTGA
- a CDS encoding TetR family transcriptional regulator, with protein sequence MKPVPHATSLRRAPVQRRSAERLTRILDACADLLDEVGYDALSTRAVALRAGVPIGSVYRFFGNKREMADALAQRNLERYTERVTERLKDARAGDWRAATDAVLDEYLAMKRTAPGFSLVDFGNQIPVGARDAEPNHRVADRLGDLLSGYLGREPDADLRRTFLIAVETADTLVHLAFRVDPAGDEKIIEETRELLRAYLARTLD encoded by the coding sequence ATGAAGCCCGTGCCCCACGCGACATCGCTTCGCCGTGCGCCCGTGCAGCGGCGCAGCGCAGAACGGCTGACCAGGATCCTCGACGCCTGCGCCGACCTCCTCGACGAGGTCGGCTACGACGCTCTGAGCACCCGCGCCGTCGCCCTGCGCGCCGGCGTCCCCATCGGTTCGGTGTACCGCTTCTTCGGCAACAAGCGAGAGATGGCCGACGCGCTCGCCCAGCGCAACCTCGAGCGCTACACCGAACGCGTCACCGAGCGCCTGAAGGACGCCCGGGCGGGCGACTGGCGTGCGGCCACGGACGCCGTGCTCGACGAGTACCTGGCCATGAAGCGCACCGCGCCCGGCTTCTCGCTCGTCGACTTCGGCAACCAGATCCCGGTCGGCGCCCGCGACGCCGAACCCAACCACCGCGTCGCCGACCGCCTCGGCGACCTCCTCTCCGGCTACCTGGGCCGCGAGCCCGACGCGGACCTGCGCCGCACCTTCCTCATCGCCGTGGAGACCGCGGACACCCTCGTCCACCTCGCCTTCCGGGTGGACCCGGCGGGGGACGAGAAGATCATCGAGGAGACGCGGGAGCTTCTGCGGGCCTATCTGGCGCGGACGCTGGACTGA
- a CDS encoding molybdopterin oxidoreductase family protein gives MSRTALRICPLCEATCGLTLTIEGTRVTGARGDRDDVFSKGFICPKGASFGAVDGDQDRLRTPLVRKDGELREATWEEAFDAVAAGIRTVVERYGANAVGVVLGNPNVHTMAGALYPPVLLAGLGTRSLFTASTVDQMPKHVSSGLLFGDANAIPVPDLDHTDHLLLIGANPLESNGSLCTAPDFPGKLKALKARGGTLTVIDPRRTRTARLADRHIAIRPGADALLLAATAYVLFEEDLVHTGELAPHLQGLDELREAVRDFTPEAVAAACDVDAATIRTLARELAAAPTAAVYGRIGSCTVPHGTLASWLVDVLNILTGNLDRPGGALFPQAATDRTPRPAGPGHGFQLARWHSRVSRHPEAKGEFPLSALAEEIDTATEEGEPIRALVSVAANPVLSAPDGDRLDKALDSLDFMVSVDPYLNETSRHAHVVLPPPPPSQSPHHDFAFNTLAVRNQVRYTRPAVPLEPGRMAETEILARLVLAATGMHGADPSAVDDLVIGQTLGKAVKEPHSPVHGRDPKELAAQLTGDTGPERRLDMMLRLGPYGDGFGVRPDGLSLEKLLAHPHGIDLGPLRPRLPQPLKTPSGKVELLPRPIADDLPRLRRALAERPAGLVLVGRRHLRSNNSWMHNVPALTGGTNRCTLHIHPEDAERLGVRDGGAVRVKGAGGEVTAPVEVTDGVRRGVVSLPHGWGHDRPGTRLGHAATDPGVNVNQLLDGSLLDPLSGNAVLNGVPVELTAVG, from the coding sequence GTGTCCCGCACCGCCCTACGAATCTGCCCCCTGTGCGAGGCCACCTGCGGGCTGACCCTGACCATCGAGGGGACCCGGGTCACCGGGGCCCGAGGTGACCGGGACGACGTGTTCAGCAAGGGGTTCATCTGCCCCAAGGGCGCCTCCTTCGGCGCCGTCGACGGGGACCAGGACCGGCTGCGCACCCCGCTCGTCCGCAAGGACGGCGAGCTGCGCGAGGCCACCTGGGAGGAGGCCTTCGACGCCGTCGCCGCGGGCATCCGGACGGTCGTCGAGCGGTACGGGGCGAACGCCGTCGGAGTCGTCCTCGGCAACCCCAACGTGCACACCATGGCCGGCGCGCTCTACCCGCCCGTGCTGCTCGCCGGGCTCGGCACCCGCAGCCTGTTCACCGCCTCCACGGTCGACCAGATGCCCAAGCACGTCTCCAGCGGGCTGCTCTTCGGCGACGCCAACGCCATCCCCGTCCCGGACCTCGACCACACCGACCACCTGCTGCTCATCGGCGCCAACCCCCTGGAGTCCAACGGGAGTCTGTGCACCGCCCCCGACTTCCCCGGCAAGCTCAAGGCGCTCAAGGCGCGCGGCGGCACCCTCACCGTCATCGACCCGCGCCGCACCCGCACGGCCAGGCTCGCCGACCGGCACATCGCGATCCGGCCGGGCGCGGACGCCCTGCTGCTCGCGGCGACGGCGTACGTCCTCTTCGAGGAGGACCTCGTCCACACGGGAGAGCTGGCCCCCCACCTCCAAGGGCTCGACGAACTCCGGGAAGCGGTACGCGACTTCACTCCCGAAGCCGTGGCCGCCGCCTGCGACGTGGACGCGGCCACCATCCGCACCCTCGCCCGGGAACTCGCCGCCGCCCCCACCGCCGCCGTATACGGTCGCATCGGCAGCTGCACCGTCCCCCACGGCACCCTCGCCAGCTGGCTCGTCGACGTCCTCAACATCCTCACCGGCAACCTCGACCGCCCCGGCGGCGCCCTCTTCCCGCAGGCGGCCACCGACCGCACGCCCCGCCCCGCCGGACCCGGCCACGGCTTCCAGCTCGCCCGCTGGCACTCCCGGGTGAGCCGACACCCCGAGGCCAAGGGCGAGTTCCCGCTCTCCGCGCTCGCCGAGGAGATCGACACCGCCACCGAGGAAGGCGAGCCGATCCGGGCGCTCGTCTCGGTCGCCGCCAACCCCGTGCTGTCCGCGCCCGACGGCGACCGGCTCGACAAGGCCCTGGACTCGCTCGACTTCATGGTCAGCGTCGACCCCTACCTCAACGAGACCTCGCGCCACGCCCACGTCGTGCTGCCGCCGCCCCCGCCCTCGCAGAGCCCGCACCACGACTTCGCCTTCAACACCCTCGCGGTCCGCAACCAGGTCCGCTACACCCGCCCCGCCGTCCCCCTCGAACCCGGCCGGATGGCCGAGACCGAGATCCTCGCCCGGCTGGTCCTGGCGGCGACCGGCATGCACGGCGCCGATCCGTCCGCGGTCGACGACCTGGTCATCGGGCAGACCCTCGGCAAGGCGGTGAAAGAGCCCCACTCACCCGTGCACGGCCGGGATCCGAAGGAGCTGGCCGCGCAACTCACCGGCGACACCGGCCCCGAGCGGCGGCTCGACATGATGCTGCGCCTCGGCCCCTACGGCGACGGCTTCGGCGTACGACCGGACGGGCTGAGTCTGGAGAAGCTGCTCGCGCATCCGCACGGCATCGACCTCGGTCCGCTGCGGCCGCGGCTGCCGCAGCCGCTGAAGACCCCGAGCGGGAAGGTCGAGCTGCTGCCGCGGCCCATCGCCGACGACCTGCCCCGGCTCAGGCGCGCCCTGGCCGAGCGGCCCGCCGGTCTCGTCCTCGTCGGGCGCCGGCACCTGCGCTCCAACAACAGCTGGATGCACAACGTCCCGGCCCTCACCGGCGGCACCAACCGCTGCACCCTGCACATCCACCCCGAGGACGCCGAACGGCTCGGCGTGCGCGACGGAGGGGCGGTGCGCGTGAAGGGCGCCGGGGGAGAGGTCACCGCCCCGGTCGAGGTCACCGACGGCGTGCGCCGCGGCGTGGTGAGCCTGCCGCACGGCTGGGGCCACGACCGGCCCGGCACCCGCCTCGGCCACGCCGCCACGGACCCCGGCGTCAACGTCAACCAGCTCCTCGACGGCAGCCTGCTCGACCCCCTGTCGGGCAACGCGGTCCTCAACGGCGTACCCGTCGAACTGACCGCGGTGGGCTGA
- a CDS encoding CitMHS family transporter, whose protein sequence is MLTILGFAMIATFLVLIMLKKMSPIAALVLIPALFCVFVGKGAKLGDYVIDGVTSLAPTAAMLMFAIVYFGVMIDVGLFDPIVRGILKFCKADPLRIVVGTALLAAIVSLDGDGSTTFMITVSAMYPLYKRLKMSLVVMTGVAAMANGVMNTLPWGGPTARAATALKLDASDIFVPMIPALAVGLLFVFALSFVLGRRERKRLGVLTLDEVLVEEKETETVLVGVGGSGDGKAPERTGGAGSGTGADADDEPEEGLQGLDPNRPTLRPKLYWFNALLTVALLTAMIMEWLPIPVLFLLGAALALTVNFPKIPDQKARLAAHAENVLNVSGMVFAAAVFTGVLKGTGMVDHMANWLVDNIPNGMGPHMAFVTGILSIPLTYFMSNDGFYFGVLPVLAEAGQAHGVSSLEIARASLIGQPLHMSSPLVPAVYVLVGMAKVEFGDHTRFVVKWAALTSLVVLGAGILIGII, encoded by the coding sequence ATGCTGACCATCCTCGGCTTCGCCATGATCGCGACCTTCCTGGTCCTGATCATGCTGAAGAAGATGTCGCCGATCGCGGCGCTCGTGCTGATTCCCGCGCTGTTCTGCGTGTTCGTCGGCAAGGGCGCCAAGCTCGGCGACTATGTCATCGACGGCGTCACCAGCCTCGCCCCCACCGCGGCGATGCTCATGTTCGCGATCGTCTACTTCGGTGTGATGATCGACGTCGGCCTCTTCGACCCGATCGTTCGAGGCATCCTGAAGTTCTGCAAGGCCGACCCGCTCCGTATCGTCGTCGGCACGGCGCTGCTCGCCGCGATCGTCTCGCTCGACGGCGACGGCTCGACCACCTTCATGATCACCGTGTCGGCGATGTACCCGCTGTACAAGCGCCTGAAGATGTCCCTGGTCGTGATGACCGGTGTCGCCGCCATGGCCAACGGCGTGATGAACACGCTGCCGTGGGGCGGCCCGACCGCCCGTGCGGCCACCGCGCTGAAGCTGGACGCCAGCGACATCTTCGTGCCGATGATCCCGGCCCTCGCCGTCGGCCTGCTGTTCGTCTTCGCGCTCTCCTTCGTCCTCGGCCGCCGCGAGCGCAAGCGGCTCGGCGTGCTGACGCTCGACGAGGTGCTGGTGGAGGAGAAGGAGACCGAGACGGTGCTCGTGGGCGTCGGCGGCTCCGGCGACGGCAAGGCGCCCGAACGTACGGGTGGTGCGGGCTCCGGCACCGGCGCGGACGCCGACGACGAGCCCGAGGAGGGCCTGCAGGGCCTCGACCCGAACCGGCCCACCCTGCGCCCCAAGCTGTACTGGTTCAACGCGCTGCTCACGGTCGCCCTGCTGACCGCCATGATCATGGAGTGGCTGCCCATCCCGGTCCTGTTCCTGCTGGGCGCCGCGCTCGCGCTGACCGTCAACTTCCCGAAGATTCCGGACCAGAAGGCCCGCCTCGCCGCACACGCCGAGAACGTCCTCAACGTCTCGGGCATGGTCTTCGCCGCCGCCGTCTTCACCGGTGTACTGAAGGGCACCGGCATGGTCGACCACATGGCCAACTGGCTGGTGGACAACATCCCCAACGGCATGGGCCCGCACATGGCCTTCGTCACCGGCATCCTGAGCATCCCGCTCACGTACTTCATGTCGAACGACGGCTTCTACTTCGGTGTCCTCCCCGTCCTCGCCGAGGCCGGCCAGGCCCACGGAGTCTCCAGCCTGGAGATCGCCCGCGCCTCGCTCATCGGCCAGCCGCTGCACATGTCCAGCCCGCTCGTCCCGGCCGTGTACGTCCTGGTCGGCATGGCCAAGGTCGAGTTCGGCGACCACACCAGGTTCGTGGTGAAGTGGGCCGCGCTCACCTCGCTCGTCGTACTCGGCGCGGGAATCCTGATCGGCATCATCTGA
- a CDS encoding MFS transporter: MGPGRNRGWLIRLVIAFGFAQGAVSMARPAVSYRALALGADERAVGVIAGVYALLPLFAAVPLGRRTDHGRCAPLLPVGVVLISGGCALSGVAGSLWAMALWSGVMGLGHLCFVIGAQSLVARQSAPHEQDRNFGHFTIGASLGQLVGPIAAGVLIGGRDMAGTSALALLVAGAGAAVAFTSLWRIEHRDTTPKSRTAQGDRVPVGRILRARGVPAGILISLSVLSATDILTAYLPVVGEQRGIAPSVIGVLLSLRAAASIACRLVLTPLLRLLGRTLLLTATCLLAALLCAGIALPVPVWVLGVILAVLGFCLGVGQPLSMTTVVQAAPGGARSTALALRLTGNRLGQVAAPAAAGLVAGIAGVAAPFVMLGVLLLLSSGVALRSPAKPTEPTEPAQGRAAASGVRRFSPGRRRTEGRLDR, from the coding sequence ATGGGGCCCGGTAGGAACCGCGGCTGGCTGATACGCCTCGTCATCGCCTTCGGCTTCGCGCAGGGGGCGGTGTCGATGGCCCGGCCCGCCGTGTCCTACCGGGCCCTCGCGCTGGGCGCGGACGAGCGGGCGGTCGGTGTGATCGCGGGCGTGTACGCCCTCCTGCCGCTCTTCGCCGCCGTACCGCTGGGCCGGCGCACCGACCACGGCCGCTGCGCGCCGCTGCTGCCCGTCGGGGTGGTGCTGATCTCCGGTGGCTGCGCGCTCAGCGGAGTCGCCGGCTCCCTCTGGGCGATGGCCCTGTGGAGCGGTGTGATGGGGCTCGGCCACCTCTGCTTCGTGATCGGCGCCCAGTCGCTCGTCGCCCGCCAGTCCGCGCCGCACGAACAGGACCGCAACTTCGGCCACTTCACGATCGGTGCCTCGCTCGGCCAGCTGGTCGGCCCGATCGCGGCGGGCGTTCTGATCGGCGGCCGCGACATGGCGGGCACCAGCGCGCTCGCCCTGCTCGTCGCGGGCGCGGGCGCCGCGGTCGCGTTCACGTCGCTGTGGCGCATCGAGCATCGCGATACGACGCCCAAGTCCCGTACCGCACAGGGCGACCGCGTCCCCGTCGGACGCATCCTGCGCGCCCGGGGCGTGCCCGCGGGCATCCTGATCAGCCTCTCCGTGCTGTCCGCGACCGACATCCTCACCGCGTACCTCCCGGTGGTCGGCGAGCAACGGGGCATCGCGCCGTCCGTGATCGGCGTGCTGCTCAGCCTGCGCGCGGCGGCCAGCATCGCCTGCCGCCTGGTGCTCACGCCCCTGTTGCGGCTGCTCGGCCGGACCCTGCTGCTCACTGCGACCTGTCTGCTGGCGGCCCTCCTGTGCGCCGGGATCGCGCTGCCGGTGCCGGTGTGGGTGCTCGGCGTGATCCTGGCTGTCCTCGGCTTCTGCCTCGGCGTCGGCCAGCCGCTGTCCATGACGACGGTCGTCCAGGCCGCCCCCGGCGGCGCCCGCTCGACGGCCCTCGCCCTGCGCCTGACCGGCAACCGCCTGGGCCAGGTCGCCGCGCCCGCCGCCGCTGGCCTGGTCGCCGGAATCGCGGGGGTGGCCGCGCCGTTCGTGATGCTCGGGGTGCTGTTGCTGCTGTCGTCAGGAGTCGCCCTGCGCTCACCGGCGAAGCCGACGGAGCCGACGGAGCCGGCGCAGGGGCGGGCT